One Chloroflexota bacterium genomic region harbors:
- a CDS encoding GAF domain-containing protein, producing the protein MTRDPAPESLAQALAIVRAGAERAAVAGRLHPDGEQRLLQSIVDATVRLFDAEAASIALFERDPDRLEFRVAAGPQGAGAVGKSVKPSQGIAGFVFSTGQALALSDVASDPRFDRQTAEKTGYVPRSIAAVPLSDEDGTHGVLQVLDKKGSPTFDLRDMELLGVFAAQAATAISVTRAQRELPRLLRSAFDRAGGGLSEEQLEALVSAASADLDLEDDSPYWRLADQVARLRQLGGSEMSLINDILAAVAAHAAASRGRSRRR; encoded by the coding sequence ATGACCAGGGACCCAGCTCCGGAGTCGCTCGCCCAAGCCCTGGCCATCGTCCGCGCCGGGGCCGAACGTGCCGCAGTGGCGGGCCGGCTGCATCCCGACGGGGAGCAGCGGCTGCTCCAGTCGATCGTCGACGCCACGGTCCGCCTCTTCGACGCCGAGGCGGCTTCCATCGCCCTCTTCGAGCGCGATCCGGACCGGCTCGAATTCCGGGTCGCGGCCGGGCCGCAGGGCGCGGGCGCCGTCGGCAAGAGCGTGAAACCCAGCCAGGGAATCGCCGGCTTCGTGTTCTCGACCGGGCAGGCGCTGGCCCTGTCTGACGTGGCCTCCGATCCGCGCTTCGACCGCCAGACGGCCGAGAAGACGGGCTACGTGCCGCGGTCCATCGCCGCGGTCCCGCTCAGCGATGAGGACGGCACGCACGGAGTGCTGCAGGTCCTCGACAAGAAGGGCTCGCCCACGTTCGACCTGCGCGACATGGAGCTGCTGGGGGTCTTCGCGGCCCAGGCTGCAACGGCCATCTCCGTCACCCGCGCTCAGCGCGAGCTGCCGCGGCTCCTGCGCTCCGCGTTCGACCGCGCCGGCGGCGGCCTGAGCGAGGAGCAGCTCGAAGCGCTGGTGAGCGCCGCCTCGGCCGACCTGGACCTGGAGGACGACTCGCCGTACTGGCGCCTGGCGGACCAGGTGGCCCGGCTTCGGCAGCTGGGCGGGTCGGAGATGAGCCTGATCAACGACATCCTGGCCGCGGTCGCAGCGCACGCCGCCGCCAGCCGCGGACGGTCCCGCCGGCGGTAG
- the fabI gene encoding enoyl-ACP reductase FabI: MLLAGKKILVTGVLTDDSIAFSCARVAQEAGAEIVLTGVGRAMSLTQRIARRLDPVPDVLEMDVNDDAHIAAVAADLERRWGRLDGLLHAIGFAPQDAMGGGFLDTPWESAAVTFRTSAFSLKALTAGMLPLLKVSGASGGASVVSLDFDGRFAWPIYDWMGVAKAALESITRYLARDLGQYQIRVNTVSAGPIRSMAGKNIPGFDLIAGRWGDRAPLGWDVNDSMPVGRMVCFLLSDWAPLTTGELIHVDGGFHALGIGAGESSTQEPAG; encoded by the coding sequence ATGCTGCTGGCCGGCAAGAAGATCCTGGTGACCGGCGTGCTGACCGATGACTCGATTGCGTTCTCGTGTGCGCGGGTAGCCCAGGAGGCGGGGGCCGAGATCGTGCTGACCGGGGTGGGGCGGGCGATGAGCCTGACCCAGCGGATCGCGCGCCGGCTTGACCCCGTGCCTGACGTGCTGGAGATGGACGTCAACGACGACGCCCACATCGCGGCCGTGGCGGCCGACCTGGAGCGGCGCTGGGGGCGGCTCGATGGGCTCCTGCACGCAATTGGGTTCGCGCCCCAGGACGCCATGGGGGGAGGGTTCCTGGACACGCCGTGGGAGAGCGCCGCAGTCACGTTCCGGACCAGCGCATTCTCGTTGAAGGCCCTGACCGCCGGGATGCTGCCGCTGCTGAAGGTCTCCGGGGCGTCCGGTGGCGCGTCGGTCGTGAGCCTGGACTTCGACGGCCGCTTTGCGTGGCCGATCTACGACTGGATGGGAGTGGCCAAAGCCGCCCTGGAATCGATCACCCGCTACCTGGCGCGCGACCTGGGCCAGTACCAGATCCGGGTCAACACGGTGTCCGCGGGCCCCATCCGCTCGATGGCCGGCAAGAACATCCCCGGTTTTGACCTTATCGCCGGGCGCTGGGGGGACCGCGCCCCGTTGGGCTGGGACGTGAACGACTCGATGCCGGTCGGGCGCATGGTCTGCTTCCTGCTCAGCGACTGGGCGCCGCTGACTACCGGGGAGCTGATTCACGTGGACGGCGGGTTCCACGCCCTGGGCATCGGGGCCGGAGAGAGCTCGACCCAGGAACCAGCCGGCTAG
- a CDS encoding homogentisate 1,2-dioxygenase produces the protein MFYVQRGQVPPKRHTQFRKPDGTLYAEELFGVEGFTGRASLLYHHTPPTRTHRIEKVRDVVLEAWADAPHRHYLVNTKGVEPSGDAVSGRLPLFFNADVAFGVVRPAEAMTRFYRNGEADEMLFVHEGRGTLETIFGPIDYRPGDYLVIPIGTTYRVVPAQGEAQRMLWLECPTNLEPPRRYRNEYGQLLEHSPYAERDIRPPAEMDANTESGEFVVEVKTRGRVTAYHFTHHPFDLVGWDGFLYPYAFNIEDFEPITGRIHQPPPVHQTFQARNFVVCSFVPRKFDYHPLAIPAPYNHSNINSDEVIYYVAGNFMSRRGVDISSFTVHPAGIPHGPHPGTVEASIGKEATEELAVMIDTFHPLHLTRQAGELEDPAYPFSWLPPKDAEAEARELADRGPEAFPD, from the coding sequence GTGTTTTACGTCCAGCGCGGCCAGGTGCCGCCCAAGCGCCACACCCAGTTCCGCAAGCCGGACGGCACGCTTTACGCCGAGGAGCTGTTCGGGGTCGAGGGCTTCACCGGGCGGGCGTCGCTGCTGTACCACCACACCCCGCCAACGCGCACCCACCGGATCGAGAAGGTGCGTGACGTCGTCCTGGAGGCGTGGGCGGACGCGCCCCATCGGCACTACCTGGTGAACACGAAGGGCGTCGAGCCCAGCGGGGACGCGGTCTCGGGTCGGCTCCCGCTGTTCTTCAACGCCGACGTCGCCTTCGGGGTGGTGCGTCCCGCCGAGGCGATGACCCGCTTCTACCGCAACGGGGAGGCGGACGAGATGCTGTTCGTGCACGAGGGGCGCGGCACCTTGGAGACCATCTTCGGCCCGATCGACTACCGGCCCGGCGACTACCTCGTCATCCCCATCGGCACCACCTACCGCGTCGTCCCCGCCCAGGGCGAGGCCCAGCGCATGCTGTGGCTCGAGTGCCCGACCAACCTCGAGCCGCCGCGCCGCTATCGGAACGAGTACGGGCAGCTCCTCGAGCACTCTCCGTACGCGGAGCGGGATATCCGGCCCCCGGCCGAGATGGACGCCAACACCGAGAGCGGTGAGTTCGTTGTCGAGGTCAAGACCCGGGGCCGGGTCACCGCCTACCACTTCACCCATCACCCGTTCGACCTGGTCGGCTGGGACGGGTTCCTGTACCCGTATGCCTTCAACATCGAGGACTTCGAGCCGATCACCGGGCGCATCCACCAGCCGCCGCCGGTGCACCAGACCTTCCAGGCCCGGAACTTCGTCGTGTGCTCCTTCGTCCCGCGCAAGTTCGATTACCACCCCCTCGCCATCCCGGCTCCCTACAACCACTCGAATATCAACTCCGACGAGGTCATCTACTACGTGGCCGGCAACTTCATGAGCCGTCGGGGGGTGGACATCAGCTCGTTCACCGTCCACCCGGCGGGCATCCCTCACGGGCCGCACCCGGGGACCGTGGAGGCGTCCATCGGCAAGGAGGCGACCGAGGAGCTGGCAGTCATGATCGACACGTTCCACCCGCTCCACCTCACCCGCCAGGCTGGTGAGCTGGAGGACCCCGCATACCCATTCAGCTGGCTGCCGCCCAAAGATGCCGAGGCCGAAGCCCGCGAGCTGGCGGACCGCGGCCCCGAGGCGTTCCCGGATTGA
- a CDS encoding zinc-binding dehydrogenase, whose translation MKAVIFRRRGGPEVLSYEDAPDPVPGPDEVLVRVGACGLNHLDLHAREGSHGMRAPLPHIGGLEPAGEIVALGSAVSDWSVGERVIVLAFTADGTCSYCRDGRENLCENRQIIGLSRDGGFAEYLTAPASCLVRTPDRITDAQAAALPAAFGTAWHMLVSRAQVQSGEWVLVLAAGSGIGSAAIQIARELGCTVIATAGSADKLAKARELGADHVINHAEKPRFELEVMRITDGRGVDVVFEHIGPATWRHSLASLRTGGRVVTCGGLTGRMAETDLWNLFWRQFTILGSMGATRSDMAGVLDLIEAGRVEAVIDRTFPLAETRAAQEHLDARRAFGKVVVVPG comes from the coding sequence ATGAAAGCAGTCATCTTCCGCCGCCGCGGTGGTCCTGAGGTCCTGTCCTACGAGGACGCGCCCGATCCGGTCCCCGGGCCGGACGAGGTCCTGGTGCGGGTCGGCGCCTGCGGGCTCAACCATCTCGACCTCCACGCCCGCGAGGGGAGCCACGGCATGCGCGCCCCCCTGCCGCACATCGGCGGGCTGGAGCCGGCCGGGGAGATCGTCGCCCTCGGGTCGGCGGTCAGCGACTGGTCGGTCGGGGAGCGCGTCATCGTGCTGGCCTTCACCGCGGACGGGACGTGCTCGTATTGCCGCGATGGCCGCGAAAACCTGTGCGAGAACCGCCAGATCATCGGCCTCAGTCGCGACGGCGGGTTCGCCGAATACCTGACCGCGCCGGCCAGCTGCCTGGTGCGGACGCCAGACCGGATCACGGACGCCCAGGCCGCGGCCCTGCCCGCCGCGTTCGGCACCGCGTGGCACATGCTCGTCAGCCGCGCCCAGGTCCAGTCAGGCGAATGGGTGCTGGTCCTGGCCGCCGGCTCGGGAATCGGGAGCGCGGCGATCCAGATCGCCCGCGAGCTGGGCTGCACGGTGATCGCCACCGCCGGCTCAGCGGATAAGCTGGCCAAGGCCCGCGAGCTGGGTGCTGACCACGTCATCAACCACGCGGAGAAACCCCGCTTCGAGCTGGAGGTGATGCGCATCACCGACGGTCGCGGGGTGGATGTCGTGTTCGAGCACATCGGTCCGGCTACCTGGCGCCACAGCCTTGCCAGCCTCCGAACCGGGGGCCGGGTTGTGACCTGCGGCGGGCTGACGGGGCGGATGGCCGAAACGGACCTGTGGAACCTGTTCTGGCGCCAGTTCACGATCCTGGGTTCCATGGGCGCAACACGGTCCGACATGGCGGGCGTGCTGGACCTCATCGAGGCAGGTCGGGTGGAAGCGGTCATCGACCGCACGTTCCCGCTGGCCGAAACACGGGCCGCCCAGGAGCATCTGGATGCGCGGCGCGCCTTCGGCAAGGTGGTGGTCGTCCCGGGCTAG
- a CDS encoding histidine phosphatase family protein: protein MILYFLRHGKAGEYRAGDPTDDARELTDAGVAELRAAAPLWRRLNLRPDLVICSPLPRALQTAELLVEGVRLARRPLADDRLRPGAEWAHMARAMTADRDARRVMFVGHEPDLSAAVALLTGARAVRLRTGGIACVEFPGIPEPGAGELAWLLDPDLYAE, encoded by the coding sequence GTGATCCTGTACTTCCTGCGCCATGGCAAGGCCGGCGAGTACCGAGCCGGCGATCCGACCGATGACGCCCGCGAGCTGACCGATGCCGGCGTGGCCGAGCTGCGCGCCGCTGCCCCGCTCTGGCGCCGCCTGAACCTGCGCCCGGATCTGGTCATCTGCTCACCGTTGCCGCGCGCGCTCCAGACCGCGGAGCTCCTCGTCGAAGGCGTCCGCCTGGCCAGACGGCCGTTGGCCGACGACCGGCTGCGGCCGGGCGCCGAGTGGGCGCACATGGCCCGCGCCATGACCGCCGACCGCGACGCGCGGCGCGTGATGTTCGTGGGCCACGAACCCGACCTCTCGGCGGCGGTTGCGCTGCTCACCGGCGCGCGGGCCGTCCGCCTGCGCACAGGTGGCATCGCATGCGTCGAGTTCCCGGGCATACCGGAGCCGGGGGCCGGGGAGCTTGCCTGGCTGCTGGATCCAGACCTGTACGCGGAATGA
- a CDS encoding cupin domain-containing protein yields MNGIRIYRFEDADEARTFDLGRFDLIRAAGMTVGRAEYEPGWRWSEHVGKAIGQSLCPTPHLGMVLSGRNRVEMADGTFVDLRPGDIFEIGPGHDSWVLGDEPYVSLHFLGAEAYGTA; encoded by the coding sequence ATGAACGGCATCCGGATCTATCGCTTCGAGGACGCGGACGAGGCACGCACCTTTGACCTTGGCCGGTTCGACCTGATCCGCGCCGCGGGAATGACCGTCGGTCGCGCCGAATACGAGCCCGGGTGGCGATGGTCGGAGCATGTTGGCAAGGCGATCGGTCAAAGCCTGTGCCCCACCCCACACCTGGGGATGGTGCTGTCCGGCCGCAACCGAGTTGAGATGGCGGATGGCACCTTTGTCGACCTGCGGCCGGGCGACATTTTCGAAATTGGACCCGGGCACGACAGCTGGGTGCTCGGAGACGAGCCGTACGTCTCGCTTCATTTCCTCGGCGCGGAGGCCTACGGCACCGCCTGA
- the fabF gene encoding beta-ketoacyl-ACP synthase II has protein sequence MPVEPSSAPRIVITGMGAITPLGNDVATLWRNLLAGTSVAHPIDRFDTSRFRTRFAAEVVDFDPTAWMDPKDARRADRVIQFAMATSTQALAQAGLRPEGDLADEVGVLIGTGIGGLTSLDEAARVMREDGPDRVTPMTAVNMLPDMASGQVAIQFGLRGVNFCVVSACATGTNAVGEAAEIIKRGDAVAMVVGGTEAPVTPLALAAFHRTGSLSTRNDDPAHASRPFERDRDGFVVGEGAGGLVLERLDFALERGATPLAEVIGYGNAADAFHVSAPEPEGRGAARSMSRAMVKAGLAPEDIDYINAHGTSTPLNDRSETRAIKLAMGDYAYRVPVSSTKSMTGHMLGAAGVVEAVVCVQAIREGVIPPTINYENLDPDCDLDYVPNQARRVAVRTAMSNSFGFGGHNATIILRAYP, from the coding sequence ATGCCAGTCGAGCCGTCCAGTGCACCGCGGATCGTCATCACCGGGATGGGTGCCATCACCCCGCTCGGCAATGACGTGGCCACCCTGTGGCGTAACCTGCTGGCTGGGACCTCGGTCGCCCATCCCATCGACCGATTCGACACGTCCCGCTTCCGCACCCGCTTCGCGGCCGAGGTGGTCGACTTCGACCCCACCGCCTGGATGGACCCCAAGGACGCGCGGCGCGCCGACCGCGTCATCCAGTTCGCGATGGCCACCTCCACCCAGGCCCTGGCCCAGGCGGGGCTTCGCCCGGAGGGTGACCTGGCCGACGAGGTTGGAGTCCTGATCGGGACCGGGATTGGCGGGCTGACCAGCCTGGACGAAGCCGCCCGCGTAATGCGTGAGGACGGGCCCGATCGGGTCACCCCCATGACCGCCGTCAACATGCTGCCCGACATGGCGTCTGGGCAGGTGGCCATCCAGTTCGGGCTGCGCGGGGTGAATTTCTGCGTCGTCTCGGCCTGTGCCACCGGCACCAACGCGGTCGGGGAGGCGGCCGAGATCATCAAGCGCGGCGACGCGGTGGCCATGGTAGTGGGCGGCACCGAGGCGCCGGTCACCCCGCTGGCCCTGGCCGCGTTCCACCGCACCGGCTCGCTGTCCACCCGCAATGACGACCCGGCCCACGCCTCACGGCCGTTCGAGCGGGACCGCGACGGGTTCGTGGTCGGCGAGGGCGCAGGAGGCCTGGTGCTGGAGCGTCTTGACTTCGCGCTGGAGCGAGGGGCGACCCCACTGGCCGAAGTGATCGGGTACGGCAACGCGGCCGATGCGTTCCACGTCAGCGCCCCGGAGCCGGAAGGCCGGGGAGCCGCACGCTCGATGTCGCGCGCCATGGTCAAGGCAGGCCTCGCGCCGGAGGACATCGACTACATCAACGCCCACGGCACCAGCACACCGCTCAACGACCGCAGCGAGACGAGGGCCATCAAGCTGGCCATGGGCGACTACGCCTATCGGGTGCCGGTCAGCTCCACCAAGTCCATGACCGGGCACATGCTGGGGGCGGCTGGGGTGGTCGAGGCGGTCGTCTGCGTGCAGGCCATCCGGGAGGGGGTCATTCCCCCCACCATCAACTACGAGAACCTCGATCCTGACTGTGACCTCGACTACGTCCCGAACCAGGCGCGCAGGGTCGCGGTCCGGACCGCGATGTCGAACTCATTTGGTTTCGGCGGGCACAACGCCACCATCATCCTGCGCGCCTACCCCTGA
- a CDS encoding S8 family serine peptidase, with the protein MSVDLEDLPAWAEPFAAADRLARRAGLRRIDRAWAWGGATGKGVRVAIIDSGVEGDHPWVEGRLVESVAVRIDKNGDAEVVPDEPTDLYGHGTACAGIIVGLAPQVEIVSVRVLNEDLKGKGAAFVEGLSWAIEQGVQVANLSLSSKSEALYPVFHELADEAYFRNVMLVSAANNVNVASYPSLFSSVVSVAAHGEPDPWRLYYNPKPPVEFGAWGVDVPIAWKEGTETVATGNSFAAPHVAAMAALIVSKHPRLTPFELKAILAAVADNPRPAARRARRATPS; encoded by the coding sequence GTGTCCGTCGACCTCGAGGACCTTCCCGCCTGGGCCGAGCCCTTCGCGGCGGCCGATCGGCTGGCCCGGCGAGCCGGCCTGCGGCGCATCGACCGGGCGTGGGCCTGGGGCGGGGCCACCGGCAAAGGTGTCCGGGTGGCCATCATCGACAGCGGCGTCGAGGGCGACCATCCATGGGTCGAGGGCCGGCTGGTCGAGAGCGTGGCGGTCCGCATCGACAAGAACGGTGACGCAGAGGTCGTGCCCGATGAGCCCACTGACCTGTACGGCCACGGGACGGCATGCGCCGGGATCATCGTCGGCCTGGCACCCCAGGTCGAGATCGTGTCGGTCCGGGTCCTGAACGAGGATCTGAAGGGCAAGGGGGCCGCGTTCGTGGAAGGCCTGTCGTGGGCCATCGAGCAGGGAGTGCAGGTCGCGAACCTAAGCCTGTCCTCCAAGAGCGAGGCGCTGTATCCGGTCTTCCACGAGCTGGCGGACGAGGCCTATTTCCGGAACGTCATGCTGGTCAGCGCCGCCAACAACGTGAACGTCGCGTCGTACCCGTCGCTGTTCAGCAGTGTCGTGTCGGTGGCGGCACATGGCGAGCCCGATCCGTGGCGCCTGTACTACAACCCGAAGCCGCCGGTCGAGTTCGGGGCCTGGGGCGTGGACGTCCCGATCGCGTGGAAGGAGGGGACCGAGACGGTGGCCACCGGCAACTCCTTCGCCGCTCCCCACGTGGCCGCCATGGCCGCCCTCATCGTGTCCAAGCACCCCAGGCTGACGCCGTTCGAGCTGAAGGCCATCCTGGCTGCGGTAGCCGACAACCCTCGCCCGGCCGCTCGCCGCGCACGAAGGGCGACGCCGAGCTAG